One genomic segment of Esox lucius isolate fEsoLuc1 chromosome 15, fEsoLuc1.pri, whole genome shotgun sequence includes these proteins:
- the LOC105015658 gene encoding cdc42 effector protein 3: MPLKTSVYRSLHTRWSWKSQKNMEVLSVNMISNPLADFRHVSHIGNHAHSDSFGDLSFLKGGHSLLLQSSQSEQNLFLACDPPPKPPRLNLDHTKATEGTRTNTTQSGSERRKKCNSLPLLDSEEGEAEGDGEMEAGVSPIQKVMVISHSSGSTSSGTDEDSTQTSSVEPLQRDEEDDSFSFNLDLGPSILDDVLRVMDRLHY, translated from the coding sequence ATGCCATTGAAGACATCTGTGTATCGTAGTTTGCACACCCGCTGGTCCTGGAAGAGCCAAAAAAACATGGAGGTGCTCTCTGTCAACATGATCAGCAACCCTCTGGCTGACTTCCGCCATGTTTCCCACATCGGGAACCACGCCCACAGTGACAGCTTCGGAGACCTGTCCTTTCTGAAGGGAGGCCACAGCCTGCTGCTGCAGAGCTCTCAGAGCGAGCAGAACCTATTCCTGGCCTGCGACCCACCACCTAAACCACCACGCCTTAACCTGGACCACACCAAGGCCACAGAGGGGACCAGGACAAACACGACCCAAAGTGGCTctgagaggaggaagaagtgCAACTCCTTGCCCCTGCTGGACAGCGAGGAGGGCGAGGCAGAAGGGGATGGGGAGATGGAAGCAGGTGTAAGTCCCATCCAAAAGGTCATGGTCATAAGTCACAGTTCTGGAAGCACAAGTTCAGGAACGGATGAAGACTCGACTCAGACCTCTTCAGTGGAGCCCCTgcagagggatgaggaggacgACAGCTTCTCATTTAACCTGGACCTGGGCCCCTCAATTTTGGATGATGTGCTGCGGGTCATGGACAGGCTTCACTATTAG